The window CCGCTGGCTGGTCACCGCGCTGGACGACAGCCTGCGCCGCCTCGGGGTCGACCACGTCGACCTGTTCCAGATCCACCGGTGGGACCCGCGCACCGGCGACGAGGAGACCCTGTCGGCCCTGACCGACCTGCAACGCGCGGGGAAGATCCGGTACTTCGGTTCCTCGACCTTCCCCGCGTACCGCATCGTGCAGGCCCAGTGGGCCGCCCGCGAACGGCACTTGAGCCGCTACGTCACCGAACAGCCCGGCTACTCGGTCCTCCAGCGCGGGACAGAGACCCATGTCCTGCCCGTCACACAGGAGTACGGGCTCGGGGTGCTGGTGTGGAGCCCGCTCGCCTCGGGCTGGCTGACGGGCGCCGTCCGCGAGGGCCGGGACATCACCACGAACCGCTCGGCGTTCATGCCGGAGCGCTTCGACACCTCCCTCCCCCACAACCGGGCCAGGCTCGACGCCGTCGAGCGGCTCGCCGGGGTCGCCGACGAGGCCGGCCTGACCATGATCCAGCTGGCGCTCGGCTTCGTGACCGCGCACCCCGGTGTGACCAGCGCGCTCATCGGCCCCCGCACCCCGGAGCACGTCACCGCGCAGCTCGCCGCCGCCGACACCGTGCTCACCGCCGACGTCCTCGACGCGATCGACGCGATCGTCCCGCCCGGCACCGACCTGGCCCCGCACGAGAAGCACGACACCCCGCCCGCGCTGCTCGACCCGTCACTGCGGCGCCGCTGACCGGGCGGGGAGGCGTCAGGCGTCCTCGATGGTGATGAAGGGGTCCCACTGGAAGTACCCCTTCAACTGGCGGTGGCGGTCCAGGATCTGGAAGGAGAAGTGGTAGGTGACCTTGCCGGACCGCTTGACGGTCGTCCGCCAGTAGTGGTCCTGGTAGCGCTGGGTGTCGAACTCCGGGCGGCCCTCGCTGCCCTCCTTCGGCAGCGGGTAGATGCCGTCGATCACCTCGATCTCCGGTGTGCGGATGAGCTGGTGCTGGCTGTCGCTGCTGACGTAGCGGTAGAGCAGGGCCTTGTAGTCGCTGCCCAGTGAGACGGTCGTCTCGCGCCACTTGACGGTGTCGCCGGGTTCGGCCCGCAGGTTCAGCTCGGCGCCCGACGTGCCGACGATGTGGTCGTGGCGGGTCGTCATGTAGATCAGGCTCTGGTCGACCTGGGTCGGTGCGTCGGGGTTGCGGGAGGCGTTGGGGTTCCGTTCGACGATGGTGGCCGCGTCGAACGCGATCAGGACGTTGAGATCAGCCATTTCTTCTCTCCCTGTGTCGGTTTCTACGGGTGCGGAACCTTGTAGGCCATCGCCCGCGGGTAGTCGTGCCGGTGCAGCCGGACGCGCACCAGGAGCGGTCCGGCGTTGAGCGGGTCGGCCGGGTCGGTGAGGCGGGCCAGGAGGTCGTCCAGGTCCGCGGTGTGGCTGACGCTGACGCCGTTCGCCGGGGTCCTCCCGCCGGCGAAGACGGCCGGGAGCCGGTCGTAGTGCCAGGGGTGGAGGACGTTGTAGAAGTCCGGTTCGGCCCCGTCGCGGTCCGCGTAGAACTCCGGGTGCACCAGCATCTGTTCGATGCCGTAGAAGTGGCCGTTGTCCATGACGAAGACCACCGAGCGCAGTCCGAGCCGGGTGTGGGTGGAGAGTTCCTGGCAGGTCTCCTGGAAGGCGCCGTCGCCGACGAAGACCATCGGGCGGGCGTCCTCCCGCTCGGGGGCGAGCGCGGCGCCGGTGGCCGCGCCGACCGACCAGCCGATGGACAGCCAGCTGACCTGCGAGAGGAATCCGCCCGCCGGCAGGGACAGGTTCATCGAGCCGATGAGGGAGAACGCGGCGTCCGAGACGACCGTCCAGTCCTCGCCGGTGTCGTGGTTCAGGAAGTGGTTGATCCGGTCGAAGACGCCGTCGTAGGTGAGGTGTTGCCCGTCCGGCCGGTGGGATCGCGTGTCAGCGGTACGGAGGGAGGCGCGGTGCTGTGCGAGGGCCGCGGGGCGGTGTGCGAGGGCCGCGGTGCGGTGTGCGAGGGCCGCGGGGCGGTCGCCCGGTGAGCCGTGGTGGTCGTAGGACTCGGCGTAGTAGTCGGCGGCCAGGCACTCGGAGCCGTAGGCCTTCACCAGGGCGTCCTGGAGGGCGGGCAGCAGATGGCGGAGCTGGACGTCGGGGAAGTAGGAGGTGCCGACGCTGACGCCGCCGAGCGCGGCCATCACCCAGTCGCCGCCGACGGACTGCTCGCCGCCGAGGTTCTTCGACGTCGACCAGGCGCCGAGCCCGATCCGGCAGGTCGCCCAGTCCTTGAACACGCGGTGCACATCGGGGTGGCTGGCCGGGCCGTTGTAGACGCCGTGGAACTGCGGCAGGTCCTCGTCGACGACGGCCTTGGCTCCGACGGTCGTGCAGAACGGCACGCCCGTGGCCTCCACCAGGCCGGTGAGCTGCTCGCCGAGGCGGAACCGGTCGATCTCCTCACCGGCCCACACGATCGGGCGGGGCCTGCCGTCCGGGCCCGGATGTTCCTCGACCAGGGTGAGGACCGCCTGCACGGCGTGGTCCAGCATCGTCTGGTTGCGCGCGCTGAACGGCCGCTCCCGGGGCACGATCGGTATCTCGGGCGCGGGGCAGGGCTCGTCCCAGAGGTCCTCCATGATCTCCAGGTAGACCGGGCGGCGCTCGGAGAGGCACGCGGTGAGCGCGGCGTCGATCTGGCCGGGGGCGAGACCCGGGTGGGAGACGACCTGCGCGTCCACGGTGACCTGCCGGTAGACGTCCAGGTTGCTCTCCGCACGCGGGCTCATGTGCGAGGTGAGCAGGCCGACGGCACGGTAGTTCTGCCACTGCTCGTACGGCGGCGAGGCGTTGACGGCGACCAGCGGGACCTGCTCGACGTAGGCGCCGCCACAGGCGTTGAGCAGGTTGAACGCGCCCACGCTGTAGGTGACGGCGACCGCACCCACGCCGTGGATACGGGCGTAGGCGTCGGCGGCCTGGCCCGCGCCGCCCTCGGTGGGGGTACCGACCCACTCGATGTCGTCCTCGTCCCGCAGGGTGGTCAGGAACGGGCCGAGGTGGTTGCCGGGGACGCCGAACAGATGGGTGATGCCCAACTCGGCGAGCCGCAGGGCGAGATAGCGGGCGACCGTGCACCCGCGGTCGATCGCGGTCATGCCCCCTCCCCCGGGACGGTGACCGGCGGAGCCTGATGAACGGCGAGCGCGGCCCGTACGGCGCTCTCGAGGGCGCCCTCGATCCAGGCGTGCTTGAGGGAGGTGTGCTCCCCGGCGAAGTGCACCGGGCCCTCGGGCCGCGAGACGTCCAGATGGAAGCTGGTCATCTGGTGCGCGGTGTAGATGGCGGCCTCGCCGAAGGCGTACGGGTCGCGGGCCCAGCTCTTGGTGGCGCCCCGCCCGGTGAAGAACACCTCGATACGGCGGCCGTGCAGGGCCTGGAGGTTGCGCAGGGCGTAGACGTAGCGCTCGGCGCCGCGCATGGAGTCCCAGCGGGCGGCGTCGTCGGACCAGCAGTAGGAGGCGAGGACGACGCCGCCGGTACTGCCCTCGATCCGGTGCGAGGGGTAGTACATGAACCGGTTGGGGTTGTCGGCGGCGGAGCCACCGCCGAAGCAGTGCGTGGCGGGCCGGACGGCGGGCCCGCGCAGTGGCAGGGCGCGGTCGAGCTGCCGCATCTCCTCGGTGACGCCGCTGTCCTTGACGGCGACCCCGAGCAGCCCGGCGAAGGCAAGGCTGGGCCCGGAGTCCGCGGACACGACCGTCAGACCGGTGCCGTCCTGGCCGCCCTGCCGGTAGTACTCGTACAGCCCCGGCGAGATCCGGTCCAGTTCCTCGCGCCAGTCGTCCTCGGTGAACTCCCACCAGCGGTGGCTGAACTCCAGCAGCACCTTGGTGGCCTGGTCGTAGTGGGTCTCGATGATCGCGCGGCGCTTCTTGTACGACATCGAGGGGACGATCTCCACGAAGCGCAGGGCGGAGAACGGGACGGTGACGATCGCCAGGTCCGCCGCCCACAGGCGGGGCGGGCCCTGTGGATCGTCCTCGGCGACGGTCTGCACGGCCACGCCCCAGCCGTCGGGCCCGACGACGCCGGTGCCCTCGGGGTCGGTGTCGCGGCTGGGGTCGTGATACTCGAGGCGGATCATGCGGTGACCGAGCCGCACCTCGTCGCGCAGGCCCTGGTGGAGGGTGTGCGGCAGGCGCCAGCTGCCGCCGGGTATCTCCCAGTAGCGGACGCCCGGGTTGATGTCGCTGCGGCTCAGGAAGCTGTGGAAGAAGGAGAGATGCAGCCGCGAGGACATGTTCTCCAGGGTTCCGACGGCCTCGATCGCCTCGTCGCTGAGCCCGGCGTGATCGCGCAGGAAGCCGCCCATCGAGTAGCCGTCGAAATCACGGATCACCCGCGCCCAGCCCTCGACCCACTCCTCGAACGGCTTGTTGACGCGCCGGCCGTCGACGAGGTCGGAGTAATAGTCCCGCACGGCCTCCAGCGCATCATCGACCATCTTCACCACAGGAGAACGGACTTCGTCCCCGGTGAGATGGAAGCCCTCATTGACACGCTCCGGCCCGGCGGCGTACTCGGACCGCCGCACCTGGACCCGGTTCGTACGGATCCAGGAATTGCCGCGCTTGTCGGGCTCGCGGAAGTCGGGGCTGCCGTCGCCGTAGGACCAGGTCCGGCCGGTGAAGGAGGAGTACGACACCGGTGGCACAGGGACATCGGGGCCGCTGCCCGTGCCGGGGTCCACGTCCACGTTGTAGAACTGGCGGCGGCCGAGCCCGAGTTTGTCGACCAGCGCGAGGACGAGCGGATGGAAGTCCGGCAGCCGCATGGCACCGGCCTCGGCGTACTGGGCCGGGTCGTCGAAGGGCTGATGGTGCTTGGTGGCCCGGAACGTCTTCACCCGCCCGCCGACCCGGCTGCCATTGGCCTCCAGAATCGTGACCTCGTGGCCGGCGTCCTTGAGCAATCGCCCCGCGACGAGCCCGGCGATTCCGGCCCCGACGACGAGGATCTTCTTACGCGGGTGCTGCGTGGGGCCGAGACGGCCCGTGTCGATCAGGGTGTGCAGATAGTCGAGTTTGAGGTCCTTGCCGTCCGGCCCGACGAGCAGAAGCTCACGGGCGAGCCGGAGACAGGTCTGCCAGCGGGCACGGGTGGCGGAGCTGTCCCGAGAAGTGTCGGTCATAACTGGCGATCGTAGATATGACGAAACGATTTAGTGTTTTTACCGACGGGTAAAGTCCGGAAAACGCCGATCGCCTTTGTTGACGGGATTTCACCTTGCTCGAATTCCCTTTCGAGGGCGGGGGATTCTCCAGAGACGGAAGGGAAAGGGGGCTCGATATTCCATCGATAATTCACTTGCGGAATATCTGAATCCCGGCCCGGGATCCCCTGCCGTGGCCGGACAGGACGACCGAACCGCCGATGACGGCCAAGCCCATCAGGACCGTTCCGAAGAGGGTCGCCCCGGTGGGCAGACCCACGGCGTCCATGAGATAGCCGGTGGACACCGGCAGCAGACCGGCGGGGAGGTAACCGCCCACGTTCAGCGCGGCGTTGGCCTCGGCGAGCCGCCGCGGCGGGACGCTGGAGTTGAGCAGCGAGAGGCCGCCGAGCTGCCCCATGCCCTGACCGGCCCCGGCGAGCAGCGCGGAGGCGACGAGCAGGGCCACCGACGAGGTGTGCACGGCGACGATCAGCGCGGCCATGCTCAGGGCGGTGCTTCCGGCCCCGGCGGTCAGGATGGCGCGCCGGGGCAGCTTCCGCACGGCGAACTGGACGCCGGTGGCGGCGAGGAACATCGCGAACGCCATGGCTCCGGCGACGATCCTGCTGGTGGTGCCGAGCAGTTCGGTCAGCAGGGTGGGGCCGAGCGACAGCACGAAGGACGTGGCGGTGATGCCGGGCGCGAACACCGCGATACCCAGGGCGAGATGGATGCCGTTGCCGTGCGGCACACCGGGCACGCGCACCCAGGCACCCTTCCCTCGTACGGAGGGGCGGCGTACCGGCATACGCAGCACGGCTAGGACGGCCGTGACCAGCAGGACCGCCTCGACGGCGAAGACGGTCACGGTGGGCGCCGGCAGCGTCTCGGAGAGCAGACCGGCGAGCAGCGGGCCCAGCCCGGCGCCGAAGACCATCGCGCAGGAGGCCAGCAGCGCCGCCAGCCGCTTGCGTTCCGGTCCCGCGACATCCGTCACGGCGGCCATCCCGGCCGACACGACGGCTCCGACGGCGATACCCGTGAAAAGCCGGGCGATGATCAGCGCGGTCACCGTCGTGGCGGTCGCGAAGATCGCGCAGGCGGCGAGCGCCAGGGCGAGGGCGGGCAGCAGCACGGGCTTGCGGCCCAGCCGGTCGGAGACCACACCCGAGACGAGCAGCGAG of the Streptomyces koelreuteriae genome contains:
- a CDS encoding aldo/keto reductase yields the protein MQYRTLGRTGVQVSSLALGAMNFGRIGRTTQDEATALVDAALEAGINLIDTADRYSGGESEEMVGKAIAGRRDDIVLATKASMPMSDERNHQGASRRWLVTALDDSLRRLGVDHVDLFQIHRWDPRTGDEETLSALTDLQRAGKIRYFGSSTFPAYRIVQAQWAARERHLSRYVTEQPGYSVLQRGTETHVLPVTQEYGLGVLVWSPLASGWLTGAVREGRDITTNRSAFMPERFDTSLPHNRARLDAVERLAGVADEAGLTMIQLALGFVTAHPGVTSALIGPRTPEHVTAQLAAADTVLTADVLDAIDAIVPPGTDLAPHEKHDTPPALLDPSLRRR
- a CDS encoding inclusion body family protein produces the protein MADLNVLIAFDAATIVERNPNASRNPDAPTQVDQSLIYMTTRHDHIVGTSGAELNLRAEPGDTVKWRETTVSLGSDYKALLYRYVSSDSQHQLIRTPEIEVIDGIYPLPKEGSEGRPEFDTQRYQDHYWRTTVKRSGKVTYHFSFQILDRHRQLKGYFQWDPFITIEDA
- a CDS encoding thiamine pyrophosphate-binding protein translates to MTAIDRGCTVARYLALRLAELGITHLFGVPGNHLGPFLTTLRDEDDIEWVGTPTEGGAGQAADAYARIHGVGAVAVTYSVGAFNLLNACGGAYVEQVPLVAVNASPPYEQWQNYRAVGLLTSHMSPRAESNLDVYRQVTVDAQVVSHPGLAPGQIDAALTACLSERRPVYLEIMEDLWDEPCPAPEIPIVPRERPFSARNQTMLDHAVQAVLTLVEEHPGPDGRPRPIVWAGEEIDRFRLGEQLTGLVEATGVPFCTTVGAKAVVDEDLPQFHGVYNGPASHPDVHRVFKDWATCRIGLGAWSTSKNLGGEQSVGGDWVMAALGGVSVGTSYFPDVQLRHLLPALQDALVKAYGSECLAADYYAESYDHHGSPGDRPAALAHRTAALAHRPAALAQHRASLRTADTRSHRPDGQHLTYDGVFDRINHFLNHDTGEDWTVVSDAAFSLIGSMNLSLPAGGFLSQVSWLSIGWSVGAATGAALAPEREDARPMVFVGDGAFQETCQELSTHTRLGLRSVVFVMDNGHFYGIEQMLVHPEFYADRDGAEPDFYNVLHPWHYDRLPAVFAGGRTPANGVSVSHTADLDDLLARLTDPADPLNAGPLLVRVRLHRHDYPRAMAYKVPHP
- a CDS encoding flavin monoamine oxidase family protein, encoding MTDTSRDSSATRARWQTCLRLARELLLVGPDGKDLKLDYLHTLIDTGRLGPTQHPRKKILVVGAGIAGLVAGRLLKDAGHEVTILEANGSRVGGRVKTFRATKHHQPFDDPAQYAEAGAMRLPDFHPLVLALVDKLGLGRRQFYNVDVDPGTGSGPDVPVPPVSYSSFTGRTWSYGDGSPDFREPDKRGNSWIRTNRVQVRRSEYAAGPERVNEGFHLTGDEVRSPVVKMVDDALEAVRDYYSDLVDGRRVNKPFEEWVEGWARVIRDFDGYSMGGFLRDHAGLSDEAIEAVGTLENMSSRLHLSFFHSFLSRSDINPGVRYWEIPGGSWRLPHTLHQGLRDEVRLGHRMIRLEYHDPSRDTDPEGTGVVGPDGWGVAVQTVAEDDPQGPPRLWAADLAIVTVPFSALRFVEIVPSMSYKKRRAIIETHYDQATKVLLEFSHRWWEFTEDDWREELDRISPGLYEYYRQGGQDGTGLTVVSADSGPSLAFAGLLGVAVKDSGVTEEMRQLDRALPLRGPAVRPATHCFGGGSAADNPNRFMYYPSHRIEGSTGGVVLASYCWSDDAARWDSMRGAERYVYALRNLQALHGRRIEVFFTGRGATKSWARDPYAFGEAAIYTAHQMTSFHLDVSRPEGPVHFAGEHTSLKHAWIEGALESAVRAALAVHQAPPVTVPGEGA
- a CDS encoding MFS transporter, which codes for MSESQAAPRTPTWWVWLAAWPVTAVFVLSNAATPLYVLWQRDIGFSKGTLTVVFASYIVGLLGSLLVSGVVSDRLGRKPVLLPALALALAACAIFATATTVTALIIARLFTGIAVGAVVSAGMAAVTDVAGPERKRLAALLASCAMVFGAGLGPLLAGLLSETLPAPTVTVFAVEAVLLVTAVLAVLRMPVRRPSVRGKGAWVRVPGVPHGNGIHLALGIAVFAPGITATSFVLSLGPTLLTELLGTTSRIVAGAMAFAMFLAATGVQFAVRKLPRRAILTAGAGSTALSMAALIVAVHTSSVALLVASALLAGAGQGMGQLGGLSLLNSSVPPRRLAEANAALNVGGYLPAGLLPVSTGYLMDAVGLPTGATLFGTVLMGLAVIGGSVVLSGHGRGSRAGIQIFRK